In the genome of Acidobacteriota bacterium, the window TGCTCCCCTCCTTACGAAGGTGGGGTGGCGGCGTTTCGCCGACGGGGTGGTTCTCTTCATCGCCAAGCAGCCGCAAAAACTCGCCCTCGTGCGGAGTCAGTATCAGTGGCGGCAAGTCGCTCCCCTCCTTACGAAGGAGGGGTGACGCTTTAGCGTCGGGGTGGTTCTCGGCAATTTCCGCGTTGAAGAACCACAGAGCTCCCGCATCAACGATCACCGGCGTGGTTCGCTCTTCAACTAGCTTTCGGACGAAGCTTTCGATCGCCTTGTTGTTGGCGTCGAGGCCGCAGCCGACCGCGATGGCATCAGCGTTCTTAAGTTCGGAGTCGTCCGCCGTTGGGTCGAGCGTTTGCAAGATGACCTCAGGCAGAATTCGGCTTGCGATCTCGGTCTTCGTATCTGCCGGACAGGCAAGCGTCACGAGTCCAACGCCCGAACGCATCGCCGCATTCGCTGCCAAAACCGCCGCTCCGGCATAATTCTCCGACCCGGCTATCAGCAAAGCATGCCCCCGTTTGTTCTTGTACGAATTTGACGAAAACCCAGTGCGTTCAAGCCATGTCGCCGCATCTTCCCTTTCGGCTAAATAAAGCTGCGACGGCTGTTCGTCGATCAACTCCTGCGGCGAGCCGATACTCGCAACGATTAACTCACCATTGAATCGACTCGCCGGAGCTAACGCGTTGGCCGCCTTCGGAGAAGTAAACGTTACTGTCGTATCCGGAAAGAAATGCCAACTGTTTGGTCTCGATTCATCAGCACCAAGGCCGGTAGGAAGGTCAACTGAAATCAATGCTATTTCGTGGAATCGCCGGTTCAAATTGCTCCAGAACGTTTCCAGAATAGGACCCATCGGCCCCTCCAACGGCCCCCTAAACCCTGTTCCGAATATCGAATCCACAACAGCGTCTATCCTTGTTATTGCGAAATCGTAGATAAATTCGCTAAACCAATCTCGCGATGAGGCTTCGTCTCGATTCACCTGTTCGAACCGAAAGCGATAGCCCGTTTGAGCGAGTGTTGCGACTGAATCAAAGTTTGTTCGCGCATCACCTTTGATTTCGATTACGTTACCAAACAGCACCAAGTAAATTGACGCTCCGTTCGTCCAAAGTATCCTGGCCAACGCCGCGCCATCCCCACCATTGTTGCCTTTGCCGCAGAGGATAAGTATCCGCTTCCCCTTTACCGAGCCGCCGAGTTTTTCGGTTATGACGCGGGCGACGGCGTGGGCGGCGTTTTCCATCAGGATGATGGACGGAATTCCGTAGCGTTCCGTCGTCAGGCGATCGACCTCGCGCATTTCTGCCGCTGTGAGAACCTTCTGCATCAACGATAATTTAGCACAGGTGCCATTCCGCAATCATCGCCGTGCGAGGTCCGGGATGACGGCAATCAGCCCCATCACATCAAAGCGCACAAAAAAAGACCGCGTCCCTTTCGACGCGGCCTAATGACCTCAAAACACTGAAAATTGCGTAAAGCTCTCCCTACCTCGTGGACCGCCTTTTGCTTGCCACTGTGCTTTACAACCGTTGTTATCCGTTCACTTAATAAAAAGGTGCATTCGCCCTGAGATTCCAAAAAGCGGAAAAGCCCGGATCATTCAAGCAAAAATTGATTCCTTCGGCAAAAGCTCCGGTGTCGGCCGCACGTGAGCCGCCGGGGTTCGCTCATATCTGAACGCCACACCGTTTTGGCCAAGAGCCTTGAGTGTCGCATTAAGGCCGTTCAGCCGGTCCGCTCTTTCATCGGTGCCCATCACAAAAAACAACTTCCTTTCGCTGTCTTTCAGCTTTGCGATACTACCTTTCTCCGACCAGCTTGTGCGGGTGCCGCCCAGTATAGCTCCCGAAAAAATGTCCGGATACCGCTGAACTAAGGCCCAACCAATATCACCGCCCATCGAAAAGCCGAAAATTATCACACGCGAAGTATCGGCAACGCCCTGTCTTTTCAATCGCTCTAGATCTGCCAAGATTCGATTTTCGTATCGATACGTCGCGGCCTCGAACCCCTGCGATGACCAGTCCTTCTCCGTCGCGGCCTCGGGAGTGA includes:
- a CDS encoding NAD(P)H-hydrate dehydratase gives rise to the protein MQKVLTAAEMREVDRLTTERYGIPSIILMENAAHAVARVITEKLGGSVKGKRILILCGKGNNGGDGAALARILWTNGASIYLVLFGNVIEIKGDARTNFDSVATLAQTGYRFRFEQVNRDEASSRDWFSEFIYDFAITRIDAVVDSIFGTGFRGPLEGPMGPILETFWSNLNRRFHEIALISVDLPTGLGADESRPNSWHFFPDTTVTFTSPKAANALAPASRFNGELIVASIGSPQELIDEQPSQLYLAEREDAATWLERTGFSSNSYKNKRGHALLIAGSENYAGAAVLAANAAMRSGVGLVTLACPADTKTEIASRILPEVILQTLDPTADDSELKNADAIAVGCGLDANNKAIESFVRKLVEERTTPVIVDAGALWFFNAEIAENHPDAKASPLLRKEGSDLPPLILTPHEGEFLRLLGDEENHPVGETPPPHLRKEGSKIKDRVAAVREFAQTHDVILVLKGERVLIGHPDGRVVVNPTGNSGLGKAGNGDTLAGILAGFVAQAAKMEIDIFETVVAAVYIAGMAGDIAEKKFGKRVMTASDVRECLTEVFAELEKD